GCGTTCCTCTCGGCGCGCGTCCAAGAGCGGCTGGACGACGACCTCCCGGAGTACACGCAGCGCCTCGTCGGGCTGCTGTACCCCCATTTTCTGACGCCCTTCCCCTCGTGCTGCGTCCTGGCCTTCGACCCGAAGCCGGGGCTGGTGCAGGAGACGACGATGATGCCACGCGGGACCGAGGTGCTGTCGGCGCAGGTCGGGCCGGAGCGCGTCCCGTGTCGGTTCCGGACGGCGCAGGACGTCCGGCTCCATCCGCTGAGCGTCCAGTCGCTGGAGCTCCGCTACGACCCCGACGAGACGAGCCGGCTCCGCCTCGTGTTCGCGCTCCACAAGGGGGCGACGCTGGAGTCGCTCGACCTCAGCCGGCTCCGCCTGTTCCTCCACGCGGAGGGCTCGGTGGCCTCGACAGCACACCTGCTCCTGACGCGGCATGTCACGCGGATCGAGGTGCGCGCGGGCACCGGCCTCTCGGCCCGGCCCGGCGACGGCGACGCGCCCGAGGTCGTGGTCCGCGGCCAGGACGGCGTGCGGCCCGCCGGGCTCAGCCCCGACGAGGCGCTCCTCCCGCACGGCGACGCGCTGCCCTCTGGGCTCCGGCTGCTGCAGGAGATGCTCCTGTTCCGCCGCAAGTTCTGGCAGGTCGACCTCCTCGGCCTCGACGCGCTCGCCGAGGCAGAGCCGGGCGCCGAGGGGTTCGCCGTCGACCTCGTGTTCGACCGGCCGTACCCGGAGGACCGCCGGCTCAAGGCCGAGCACGTGGTGCTCCACTGCACGCCGGCCGTCAACCTGTTCGAGCACGACGCGGAGCCGGCCCGGGCCGAGCACACCTGGGCCGAGCAGCGCGTGATCCCCAGCCTCCGCCACCGCCAGTCGATCGAACCCTACGACGTGACGAGCGTCGTGAGCATTGAGGAGGGGACGGGCCGGCGGCGGACGTACGCACGCGCGTTCGGGCTGTCGGCCGACGCGGAGCGGTCGTACGACGTGCTCCGGCGGCCGGGCTCGGGCGCGGCCCACGATGTGTATCTCCTGCTCGCGAGTCCCGACCTCGACGCGGGCACGCCGACGCCCGAGTCGCTCTCGGTTTCGCTCCGCTGCACGAACGGGTCGCTGCCCTACGAGGCGCTCCAGCCGGGCATGGTCGATCGGCTCTCG
This sequence is a window from Rubrivirga marina. Protein-coding genes within it:
- the tssF gene encoding type VI secretion system baseplate subunit TssF; its protein translation is MLHRHYESELRYFREGGAAFAEAHPDQARMLRLDALEDRDPYVERLLEGVAFLSARVQERLDDDLPEYTQRLVGLLYPHFLTPFPSCCVLAFDPKPGLVQETTMMPRGTEVLSAQVGPERVPCRFRTAQDVRLHPLSVQSLELRYDPDETSRLRLVFALHKGATLESLDLSRLRLFLHAEGSVASTAHLLLTRHVTRIEVRAGTGLSARPGDGDAPEVVVRGQDGVRPAGLSPDEALLPHGDALPSGLRLLQEMLLFRRKFWQVDLLGLDALAEAEPGAEGFAVDLVFDRPYPEDRRLKAEHVVLHCTPAVNLFEHDAEPARAEHTWAEQRVIPSLRHRQSIEPYDVTSVVSIEEGTGRRRTYARAFGLSADAERSYDVLRRPGSGAAHDVYLLLASPDLDAGTPTPESLSVSLRCTNGSLPYEALQPGMVDRLSPSAPQIASVKNLDRPSLTRRPPLDRQPGLLWALLAQWSFSHGSVATHDALVGLLELYDWADTEASRRRRRGLQKVRWEPAEMLRRGSVRRGAHVTVEVADGHFSDDGDLALFGLVLSEFLSLYATINAFVHLTIESTPSGRTMTWAPDRGQRPLV